A region from the Nonlabens sp. YIK11 genome encodes:
- a CDS encoding BLUF domain-containing protein translates to MYSIAYISRANETLTDYEIHEMLLSSERRNNLFGIKGILLFKDGNFLQVLEGDQNQIQELYDKICEDSRHSNIYEIFNTELRSPIFNEYNSKFNLITSSFELASLKMFLKRQKRYGAFNTSAEELEPFLGMNWLT, encoded by the coding sequence ATGTACAGTATTGCTTACATAAGCCGCGCCAACGAGACGCTTACCGATTATGAGATCCACGAGATGTTGCTCTCTTCTGAAAGAAGGAACAATCTTTTTGGTATCAAAGGCATATTGCTTTTTAAGGATGGCAATTTTCTTCAGGTATTGGAAGGTGATCAAAACCAGATCCAGGAACTTTACGATAAAATATGCGAGGACTCCAGACATTCAAACATCTACGAGATATTTAATACTGAATTAAGGTCACCTATTTTCAATGAATACAATTCTAAGTTTAACCTGATTACCTCAAGCTTTGAACTGGCATCATTAAAAATGTTTTTGAAACGACAAAAACGATATGGTGCCTTTAATACATCGGCTGAAGAACTGGAGCCTTTTCTAGGTATGAATTGGTTGACCTAG
- a CDS encoding glucose-1-phosphate adenylyltransferase, which produces MINNEVISIILGGGQGTRLYPLTESRSKPAVPIAGKYRLVDIPISNCINSDIKRMYVLTQFNSASLNRHIKNTFHFSFFSSAFVDVLAAEQTPGNSDWFQGTADAVRQSMHHFTRHDFDYFLILSGDQLYQMDYSEMIQAHKDSKADITLATIPVNAKDAPSFGILKSNEENQITSFIEKPKTELLKDWSSEVSEDMQKEGRHYLASMGIYIFNRDLLIKLMEEEGTVDFGKEIIPQNIDKLKIQSYQFEGYWTDIGNVDSFFEANLELTDNIPAFNLFDKNFPIYTRPRMLPTSKISGTAMDRTVIGDGCIIAASKIERSVIGIRSRIGKETTVINTYMMGSDYYESLEEIERNKIEILLGIGERCFIKNAIVDKNCRIGDDVRINGGPHLEDQETEMYVIKSGIVVLKKGAVIPSGFTL; this is translated from the coding sequence ATGATCAATAACGAGGTAATTTCCATCATTTTGGGCGGCGGCCAGGGAACAAGATTATATCCATTAACTGAATCCAGATCAAAACCAGCGGTTCCTATTGCTGGAAAATACCGACTTGTGGATATTCCTATCTCCAATTGTATCAACAGCGACATCAAAAGAATGTACGTGCTGACGCAGTTCAACAGTGCGTCACTTAATAGACACATCAAGAACACCTTTCACTTCAGCTTCTTTAGCAGTGCCTTTGTGGATGTACTCGCCGCAGAACAGACTCCAGGAAACTCTGACTGGTTTCAGGGAACAGCAGATGCCGTGAGACAAAGCATGCACCATTTTACACGTCACGATTTTGATTATTTCCTCATCCTATCTGGTGATCAATTGTACCAGATGGACTATAGCGAAATGATCCAAGCGCATAAAGACAGTAAGGCAGATATCACTCTTGCCACGATCCCAGTAAACGCAAAAGATGCGCCTAGTTTTGGAATACTAAAATCCAATGAAGAAAATCAGATCACTTCATTTATAGAAAAACCCAAAACAGAACTACTTAAGGACTGGTCCAGCGAGGTAAGTGAAGACATGCAAAAGGAAGGTCGTCATTATCTAGCGAGCATGGGAATCTACATTTTCAACAGGGATCTACTCATCAAATTAATGGAAGAAGAAGGAACAGTAGATTTTGGTAAAGAGATCATTCCGCAAAATATTGATAAGCTCAAAATACAGAGTTACCAATTTGAAGGCTACTGGACAGACATAGGTAATGTAGATTCCTTCTTTGAGGCCAACCTTGAGCTCACTGACAACATTCCTGCATTCAACCTGTTTGATAAGAACTTTCCTATCTATACAAGACCTAGGATGCTACCTACTTCAAAAATCTCTGGCACCGCGATGGACCGCACGGTTATAGGTGATGGTTGTATTATCGCAGCCTCAAAAATCGAGCGATCTGTCATAGGAATTCGATCACGCATAGGTAAGGAAACCACCGTCATCAATACCTACATGATGGGTTCTGATTATTACGAATCCCTAGAAGAAATAGAGCGTAATAAGATTGAAATATTACTGGGAATAGGTGAACGATGCTTCATTAAGAATGCCATTGTAGATAAAAATTGCCGCATAGGCGACGATGTAAGAATCAATGGTGGTCCGCATCTGGAAGATCAAGAAACTGAAATGTACGTGATTAAATCTGGAATCGTTGTGCTTAAAAAAGGTGCCGTGATTCCTTCAGGATTTACCTTGTAA
- the glgA gene encoding glycogen synthase, protein MKVLFLTREFPPHVYGGAGVHVEYLARELAQLMQVEVRCFGDQDVDQKNLSVEGYDYEDIAFAKADSQLKGLLQTLSTGVHMNIKPVDADVTHCHTWYSHFAGIMAKLCYGTPLVVTTHSLEPLRPWKRDQLGRGYDASSWIEKTAIEMADAVIAVSKETKDDVLRFFDVDEHKIEVIYNGIDLQQYQKTSSTSALDKYGIDPNKPFVLFVGRITKQKGIIHLVNAIQYIDPDTQVVLCAGAPDTKEIAAEMEQAVAAVKKDRDNVIWIDEMLDKPSIIQFYSHATVFCCPSIYEPFGIINIEAMACHTPVVASAVGGIKEVVIHEKTGLLIPVKQQQEAPFEPVDPDRFAQDLAAGINKVVADPELQKQMASAGRQRVEEHFDWKAIAQQTADLYSSLIA, encoded by the coding sequence ATGAAAGTACTCTTTTTGACTCGAGAGTTTCCGCCGCATGTTTATGGCGGTGCTGGCGTCCATGTAGAATATCTTGCTCGAGAACTTGCCCAACTCATGCAGGTGGAAGTAAGGTGTTTTGGCGACCAGGACGTTGATCAAAAGAATCTTAGTGTAGAAGGTTATGATTATGAGGATATCGCTTTCGCGAAAGCGGACTCACAATTAAAAGGACTGCTACAAACGCTCTCTACCGGTGTGCACATGAACATCAAACCAGTAGATGCAGATGTGACGCATTGCCATACCTGGTACAGCCATTTTGCTGGGATCATGGCCAAATTATGCTACGGCACGCCACTCGTGGTCACCACGCATTCCTTAGAACCATTGAGACCCTGGAAAAGAGACCAATTGGGTCGTGGCTATGATGCCTCGTCCTGGATTGAAAAGACGGCCATTGAAATGGCAGATGCCGTGATCGCTGTCTCCAAAGAAACCAAAGATGACGTACTACGGTTTTTTGATGTAGACGAGCACAAAATTGAAGTCATCTACAACGGTATCGATCTACAACAATATCAAAAAACCAGCAGTACCAGTGCTTTAGACAAATATGGTATCGATCCCAACAAGCCATTCGTACTTTTTGTGGGACGCATCACTAAACAAAAAGGAATCATCCATCTGGTCAATGCGATACAATATATTGATCCAGATACTCAAGTAGTCCTGTGTGCAGGCGCACCAGACACTAAGGAAATCGCTGCAGAAATGGAGCAAGCCGTCGCCGCCGTTAAAAAGGATCGCGATAATGTGATCTGGATTGACGAGATGCTGGACAAACCGTCCATCATTCAGTTTTACTCTCATGCAACCGTATTTTGCTGTCCTTCTATTTATGAACCTTTTGGTATTATCAATATAGAAGCCATGGCATGTCATACACCAGTCGTGGCCAGTGCGGTAGGCGGCATTAAAGAAGTGGTCATTCATGAAAAAACAGGGCTACTCATTCCTGTAAAGCAACAGCAAGAAGCACCATTTGAACCTGTGGATCCCGATCGGTTCGCTCAAGACTTGGCAGCAGGCATCAACAAAGTGGTCGCAGATCCAGAATTGCAAAAACAAATGGCCAGTGCCGGGCGACAACGTGTGGAAGAACACTTTGACTGGAAAGCCATTGCACAACAAACAGCAGACTTATATTCATCACTTATAGCTTAG
- a CDS encoding bacteriorhodopsin — MNNIENLFDYTVGQFEFIDHLFTMGVGVHLAALVFFLVVSQFVAPKYRIATALSCIVMVSAGLILNSQAAMWTDSFAYVDGTYQLQDLTFSNGYRYVNWMATIPCLLVQLLIVLNLKGKELFSTATYLILAAWGMIITGYVGQLYEVSDLSALMYWGAASTVFFVIMNFIVGKKIGAQKASMLGGTNSTIMKVFWLMMFAWTLYPIAYLVPYFMNSADGVVLRQVLFTVADISSKVIYGLMITYIAVNQSAAAGYVPAQQALGRIGVDHKAA, encoded by the coding sequence ATGAACAATATTGAAAACCTTTTTGACTACACGGTAGGTCAATTTGAATTTATTGACCACCTATTTACCATGGGCGTAGGTGTGCACCTTGCCGCTTTAGTCTTTTTTCTTGTGGTGTCGCAATTTGTGGCTCCCAAGTATAGAATAGCAACTGCCTTATCCTGTATCGTTATGGTATCGGCTGGATTGATTCTTAACAGTCAGGCTGCCATGTGGACAGATTCCTTTGCTTATGTAGATGGAACCTACCAATTACAAGATTTGACCTTTTCTAACGGTTATCGTTATGTAAATTGGATGGCCACCATTCCATGTCTTCTTGTCCAATTACTTATTGTCTTAAACCTTAAAGGAAAAGAACTTTTCTCTACAGCTACGTATTTGATTCTTGCCGCTTGGGGTATGATCATTACTGGTTATGTAGGACAACTGTATGAAGTAAGTGATCTAAGTGCTTTGATGTACTGGGGTGCTGCGAGTACCGTATTCTTTGTTATCATGAACTTTATCGTTGGTAAAAAGATTGGTGCCCAAAAAGCAAGCATGCTAGGTGGTACGAACTCTACCATCATGAAGGTGTTCTGGTTAATGATGTTTGCATGGACCTTGTATCCTATCGCATATCTAGTACCTTACTTTATGAATAGTGCTGATGGTGTTGTATTGAGACAAGTCTTATTTACCGTAGCAGATATTTCCAGTAAGGTAATTTATGGTCTAATGATCACTTACATTGCGGTGAACCAATCTGCAGCAGCTGGTTACGTACCTGCTCAACAAGCACTAGGTCGCATAGGTGTAGATCACAAAGCTGCCTAG
- a CDS encoding DUF2254 domain-containing protein yields MLSTFRKIYNSIALLPTGIALFFALMAIGQISFPFNDDYLPDFLDGIVILEKGDLQFIFAFIIGGIFTLTIFSYTMVMNVLNRSISNYSPRLIPLILSERHHQLILGFTSGTIIYSMIMSIAASGDNVQEFPPLGAFVGVMMSILCVFLFIYFIHSVSQSIHVNYILRKSYDRSLRNQRDLQDLEHIGCHKDTPQDLESWEGVQAKDCGYVQLPDIKDLADFAKDNHAHIYITRLPGTFIYDGEVLIRTSKAFEAKNHNFSRQVSVDSRVPLELNETEIKHLVEVAIKGSSPAINDPGTSLGAIDYITQLLIKRGQLQGYNCYSTDNEHFVYIPFLANEDLAAYCFEEMWNYMKQDPILVKSIKMAISTLNEAGVSIHHGILK; encoded by the coding sequence TTGCTTTCTACCTTTAGAAAGATCTATAATAGTATAGCGCTATTGCCTACCGGCATAGCGCTATTTTTTGCTCTAATGGCAATAGGTCAAATCAGTTTTCCATTTAACGACGACTACCTACCAGATTTTTTAGATGGTATCGTGATTCTTGAAAAGGGAGATCTGCAATTCATTTTTGCTTTTATCATAGGCGGTATTTTCACGCTTACGATCTTTAGTTACACCATGGTGATGAACGTACTCAATCGCAGTATTAGTAATTACTCACCGCGATTGATACCGCTGATTCTATCAGAAAGGCATCATCAATTGATCCTAGGTTTCACTAGTGGAACCATTATCTATTCCATGATCATGTCCATTGCTGCTAGTGGAGATAACGTTCAGGAATTCCCACCACTAGGAGCTTTTGTAGGCGTCATGATGAGCATTTTATGCGTTTTCCTGTTTATTTACTTTATTCATAGTGTATCGCAATCTATACATGTCAACTACATATTGCGTAAAAGCTATGATCGCTCCCTGCGCAATCAAAGGGATTTACAGGACTTGGAACACATAGGCTGTCATAAAGACACACCGCAAGATCTGGAATCATGGGAAGGCGTCCAGGCCAAGGATTGTGGCTATGTACAATTGCCAGATATTAAAGATCTAGCCGACTTTGCCAAGGACAATCACGCTCATATCTACATTACTCGATTGCCTGGAACCTTTATTTATGACGGTGAGGTGTTGATCAGAACCTCCAAAGCCTTTGAAGCCAAAAACCACAATTTTAGTCGTCAAGTCTCTGTAGATTCCAGAGTCCCATTGGAACTTAATGAGACGGAGATCAAACACCTGGTAGAAGTTGCCATAAAAGGTAGTTCACCAGCCATCAATGATCCTGGAACCTCCTTGGGTGCCATTGATTACATCACCCAATTGCTCATTAAAAGAGGGCAACTCCAAGGATATAATTGCTACAGTACAGACAATGAACACTTTGTTTATATCCCATTTCTGGCTAATGAAGATCTGGCTGCTTATTGTTTTGAAGAGATGTGGAATTACATGAAGCAAGACCCCATACTGGTTAAATCCATTAAAATGGCAATTTCTACCTTGAATGAGGCTGGCGTTTCTATACATCATGGTATATTGAAGTAA
- a CDS encoding Brp/Blh family beta-carotene 15,15'-dioxygenase encodes MTYSKVYWYIAGISLLLLLLLFTTTQQTVTPVAQGAAFIAMATLGIFHGANDLLIYRRSTQQNVSALLFILLYVLFACVIGVVVYLEPVLGINLFVLLSAFHFGEEHFSWWKEQKNVAFILWCFFYGLSVFSLLFLTHLSTLEQFLEASDYAPGVLTWSTFFMIPIVVVQVVLGLAHLFLGKASLLQFLFLELSLVLLYFIFEQLDLFSSFAFYFVLWHSIPSIFSQIKVLGLSGWKGFIAYSKHAMPFYLTSIFGLFILYYFMGIALLSLTTIVLLGAMTTIPHVILFAYLKVTVQPKN; translated from the coding sequence TTGACTTATTCCAAAGTTTATTGGTACATCGCAGGAATTTCCCTGTTGCTGTTATTACTCCTATTCACGACCACACAGCAAACCGTCACACCAGTGGCCCAAGGAGCGGCTTTTATCGCCATGGCTACCTTAGGAATCTTTCATGGCGCTAATGATTTGTTGATTTATAGACGCTCTACCCAACAGAATGTATCTGCCCTATTGTTCATTTTGCTCTATGTTTTGTTTGCCTGTGTGATAGGTGTGGTCGTTTATCTGGAACCTGTGCTGGGCATCAACTTGTTTGTATTATTATCTGCATTTCATTTTGGAGAAGAGCACTTCTCCTGGTGGAAGGAGCAAAAAAATGTTGCCTTTATCTTGTGGTGCTTCTTTTATGGTTTATCTGTTTTTTCACTATTGTTTTTGACGCATTTATCTACGTTAGAGCAATTCTTGGAAGCCAGTGATTATGCGCCTGGCGTATTGACCTGGAGTACTTTTTTTATGATTCCCATCGTAGTGGTTCAAGTGGTGTTGGGATTGGCACATCTATTTTTAGGAAAGGCCAGCTTGTTGCAGTTCTTATTTTTGGAACTCAGTTTAGTGCTGTTGTATTTTATTTTTGAGCAGTTGGATTTGTTCAGTTCCTTTGCTTTTTACTTTGTTTTGTGGCATAGCATACCATCGATATTTTCCCAAATCAAGGTTTTGGGACTTTCTGGTTGGAAAGGGTTTATAGCCTATAGCAAACACGCGATGCCTTTTTACCTAACCAGTATTTTTGGGCTGTTTATCCTTTATTATTTTATGGGAATCGCCCTGCTATCCTTGACCACCATTGTGTTGCTAGGAGCCATGACCACCATACCGCATGTGATCCTGTTTGCTTATTTAAAAGTGACCGTCCAGCCAAAGAATTAG
- a CDS encoding BLUF domain-containing protein, translating into MKMYYSICYLSKSSEDLTKDDIKNLFAYSAEQNNECNVSGILLHAIGRFFQVIEGNERYLKDLYLKIKKDHRHSEIIELFNGPTAHPIFLRYNSKFNIVKSNDDLSRIDQYINENRLHPSSDTLKRILEPFVLMGME; encoded by the coding sequence ATGAAAATGTACTACTCCATTTGCTATTTGAGCAAGTCGTCAGAAGATCTGACTAAGGATGATATTAAAAACTTGTTTGCCTACTCTGCAGAACAGAATAATGAGTGTAATGTTTCAGGAATTCTTTTGCATGCAATAGGACGCTTTTTTCAAGTAATTGAGGGCAATGAGCGATATCTCAAGGATCTCTATCTTAAAATCAAGAAAGATCATAGACATAGTGAGATCATAGAACTTTTTAATGGCCCAACCGCGCATCCAATCTTTTTAAGATATAACTCTAAATTCAACATCGTAAAGTCAAACGATGACCTCTCTAGAATTGATCAATACATAAATGAAAACCGCCTTCATCCTTCAAGCGATACCTTGAAGCGTATACTAGAACCCTTTGTGCTCATGGGAATGGAATAG